Proteins from a single region of Streptomyces spectabilis:
- a CDS encoding non-ribosomal peptide synthetase — translation MIPLSFAQRRLWFLAQLEGPNPTYNIPAALRLRGELDVAALRAALRDVVERHEVLRTVFPAADGTPHQRILDTGAVSLDLPVIPTAGEEALATALAEATAQPFDLAADIPIRARLHELEPQEHVLLLVLHHIASDGWSMGLLARDISEAYGARRAGHAPQWEPLPVQYADYTMWQLDLLGDASDPESVLAEQLSYWRTTLADVPEELRLPAARTRPATASYRGDQVPLRIDAELHQRLTELARAEGATLYMVLQAGLAVLLSRLGAGDDIPVGTPIAGRMDDALDDLVGFFVNSLVMRTDLSGDPSFTELVSRVRDADLSAFAHQDVPFERLVEELVPTRSMGRHPLFQVMLAVQNNAQAVLDLPGLQVGALPGGKAPAKFDLSFDLSEEFDAQGRPAGLKGSITYALDLFDREAVDDLSARFVRVLDACTTDPSVRVRQVPVLDGAERDRLVRGWNDTDRSVPQVSLTELLAAQAARTPDATAVVFEGVEWSYGELDARANRLARLLISRGVGAESLVAVCMERSADLVVSLLAVLKAGGAYVPVDPEYPADRIAYVLEGARPVLVLTSESVQSVVPVVEDLERVVVDDAQTLSALAELAGDAVTDVERGGQVLPSHVAYVIYTSGSTGRPKGVAVPHGGVVNRLLWMQGVFGLGGSDRVVQKTPFGFDVSVWEFFWPLVAGAGLVVARAGGHRDAGYLAELIRRERVTVAHFVPSMLRVFLREPGAGACSGLRWVVCSGEALAAELRDQFFGVLEGVELHNLYGPTEASVDVTAWACGAGEGPVVPIGRPVWNTRVFVLDAGLRPVPVGVAGELYLAGVQLARGYVGRAGLTAERFVASPFGAAGERMYRTGDVVRWRADGSLEYLGRADDQVKLRGFRVELGEIGAALESHPAVTETAVLVREDVPGDKRLVAYVVPAEGVVDAAVLRAHVGRVLPEYMVPSAVVVLEALPVTVNGKLDRRALPAPEYKAAGSSRGPASLQEEILCAVFAEVLGVPSVGVDDNFFELGGHSLLAVSLVERLRARGVPVSVRALFAAPTAAGLAAASLDREAVTVPENLIQAGAEAITPEMLPLVDLTAEEIERISARVPGGAANIADVYPSPPPGRPVLPPPDDR, via the coding sequence ATGATCCCGCTGTCGTTCGCCCAAAGGCGCCTGTGGTTCCTGGCGCAGCTGGAGGGCCCGAACCCCACGTACAACATCCCCGCCGCCCTGCGGCTCAGGGGTGAGCTGGACGTGGCCGCCCTGCGCGCCGCGCTGCGGGACGTGGTGGAGCGGCACGAGGTCCTGCGGACCGTGTTCCCCGCCGCCGACGGAACTCCGCACCAGCGGATCCTGGACACGGGCGCGGTGTCCCTCGATCTGCCGGTGATCCCGACGGCCGGGGAGGAAGCCCTGGCCACGGCCCTCGCCGAGGCCACGGCCCAGCCGTTCGACCTGGCAGCGGACATCCCGATCCGCGCCCGGCTCCACGAACTGGAGCCGCAGGAGCACGTCCTGCTCCTCGTCCTCCACCACATCGCCAGCGACGGCTGGTCCATGGGGCTGCTCGCACGGGACATCTCCGAGGCCTACGGCGCGCGCCGCGCCGGTCACGCCCCCCAGTGGGAGCCGCTCCCGGTCCAGTACGCGGACTACACGATGTGGCAGCTCGACCTCCTCGGGGACGCGAGCGACCCGGAGAGCGTGCTCGCCGAGCAGCTCTCCTACTGGCGGACCACGCTGGCGGACGTGCCGGAGGAGCTCCGGCTGCCCGCGGCCAGGACGCGCCCGGCCACGGCCTCCTACCGGGGCGACCAGGTGCCGCTCCGCATCGACGCGGAGCTGCACCAGCGGCTGACCGAACTGGCCCGTGCGGAGGGCGCCACCCTCTACATGGTGCTCCAGGCCGGTCTCGCGGTGCTGCTCTCCCGGCTCGGCGCGGGCGACGACATCCCGGTCGGCACTCCCATCGCGGGCCGCATGGACGACGCCCTCGACGATCTCGTCGGCTTCTTCGTGAACTCGCTCGTGATGCGCACGGACCTGAGCGGGGACCCGTCGTTCACGGAACTGGTGTCCCGGGTGCGCGACGCCGACCTCAGCGCGTTCGCCCACCAGGACGTGCCGTTCGAGCGCCTCGTCGAGGAACTCGTACCGACGCGGTCCATGGGACGCCACCCCCTGTTCCAGGTGATGCTGGCCGTCCAGAACAACGCCCAGGCCGTACTCGACCTCCCCGGGCTCCAGGTCGGCGCGCTGCCCGGCGGCAAGGCCCCGGCCAAGTTCGACCTGTCCTTCGACCTGAGCGAGGAGTTCGACGCGCAGGGCCGCCCCGCCGGGCTCAAGGGGTCGATCACCTATGCCCTTGACCTGTTCGACCGCGAGGCGGTGGACGACCTCAGCGCCCGCTTCGTACGCGTCCTGGACGCGTGCACCACTGACCCGTCGGTCCGCGTACGCCAAGTCCCGGTTCTGGACGGGGCGGAGCGGGATCGGTTGGTGCGTGGGTGGAACGACACGGATCGGTCTGTTCCGCAGGTGTCGTTGACGGAGTTGTTGGCGGCTCAGGCAGCGCGTACCCCTGATGCGACTGCGGTGGTCTTCGAGGGTGTTGAGTGGTCGTACGGCGAGTTGGATGCGCGGGCGAATCGCCTGGCGCGGTTGTTGATTTCGCGTGGTGTGGGTGCGGAGTCGCTGGTCGCGGTCTGTATGGAGCGTTCCGCTGATCTGGTGGTGTCGCTGCTTGCGGTGCTGAAGGCCGGTGGTGCGTATGTGCCGGTCGATCCGGAGTATCCGGCGGACCGCATCGCGTACGTCCTGGAGGGCGCACGCCCCGTTCTGGTCCTGACCAGTGAGTCGGTCCAGTCGGTCGTACCGGTGGTGGAGGATCTGGAGCGGGTCGTCGTCGACGACGCGCAGACCCTGTCCGCGCTGGCGGAGCTGGCCGGGGACGCTGTCACCGATGTCGAGCGCGGTGGTCAGGTGTTGCCGTCGCATGTGGCGTATGTGATTTATACGTCGGGTTCGACGGGGCGTCCGAAGGGTGTGGCGGTTCCGCATGGGGGTGTGGTGAATCGTCTGTTGTGGATGCAGGGTGTGTTTGGTCTGGGTGGGTCGGACCGGGTGGTGCAGAAGACGCCGTTTGGTTTTGACGTGTCGGTGTGGGAGTTCTTCTGGCCGTTGGTCGCGGGTGCGGGTCTGGTGGTGGCGCGTGCGGGTGGTCATCGGGATGCGGGGTATCTGGCGGAGTTGATCCGTCGAGAGCGGGTGACGGTCGCGCATTTCGTGCCGTCGATGCTGCGGGTGTTTTTGCGTGAGCCGGGTGCGGGGGCTTGTTCGGGGCTGCGGTGGGTGGTGTGCAGTGGTGAGGCGTTGGCGGCGGAGCTGAGGGATCAGTTCTTCGGTGTGCTTGAGGGTGTGGAGCTGCACAATCTGTATGGTCCGACGGAGGCGTCGGTGGATGTGACGGCGTGGGCGTGTGGTGCGGGTGAGGGGCCGGTGGTGCCGATTGGCCGTCCGGTGTGGAACACGCGTGTCTTTGTGTTGGATGCGGGTTTGCGTCCGGTGCCGGTGGGTGTGGCGGGGGAGCTGTATCTGGCGGGCGTGCAGCTGGCGCGTGGGTATGTGGGTCGTGCGGGGCTGACCGCGGAGCGCTTTGTCGCTTCGCCGTTTGGTGCTGCGGGTGAGCGGATGTACCGCACGGGTGATGTGGTGCGCTGGCGTGCGGACGGGAGCCTGGAGTATCTGGGGCGCGCGGATGATCAGGTGAAGCTGCGGGGCTTCCGGGTCGAACTCGGTGAGATCGGGGCGGCCCTGGAGTCCCACCCTGCTGTCACTGAGACCGCGGTGCTGGTACGCGAGGACGTGCCCGGGGACAAGCGTCTGGTGGCGTATGTGGTCCCGGCCGAGGGCGTAGTGGATGCGGCGGTGTTGCGGGCGCATGTGGGCCGGGTGCTGCCGGAGTACATGGTCCCGTCAGCGGTCGTCGTGCTGGAGGCGCTGCCGGTCACGGTCAACGGCAAGCTCGACCGCCGTGCGCTCCCCGCGCCCGAGTACAAGGCTGCTGGTAGCAGCCGCGGCCCCGCCTCGCTCCAGGAGGAGATCCTGTGTGCGGTGTTCGCCGAGGTCCTCGGGGTGCCCAGCGTGGGTGTCGACGACAACTTCTTCGAGCTGGGCGGTCATTCGCTCCTCGCGGTATCGCTGGTGGAGCGGTTGAGGGCACGCGGTGTGCCGGTCAGCGTGCGGGCGCTGTTCGCCGCTCCGACGGCGGCCGGGCTGGCCGCGGCCTCCCTGGACCGGGAAGCCGTAACGGTGCCGGAGAACCTGATTCAGGCGGGCGCCGAGGCCATCACGCCGGAGATGCTGCCGCTGGTGGACCTGACGGCGGAGGAGATCGAGCGGATCTCGGCCCGGGTGCCGGGCGGCGCGGCGAACATCGCCGACGTCTACCCCTCGCCCCCTCCAGGAAGGCCTGTTCTTCCACCACCTGATGACCGGTGA